The Terriglobales bacterium genomic interval CGGTCAGGGCAAACACCGGCACGAACGCCAGGATGATAATCACCATGGCAAAGAAAATTGGACGCCCGACCAATTTTGCCGCATTGAGCGTTATCTCCCAGATGTGCTCCCGGTAGTTACCGTGCTCCTCATCGTATTTTTCCGCTTGTCGTATCACGTTCTCCGTCATCACGATGCCGGCATCCACCAGGACCCCAATGGCAATCGCAATTCCGCCCAGCGACATAATGTTCGACGATATGTCCGCCCCGCGCATGAACAGGAACGACATCAACACGGCCAGCGGCAGCGGCAGTGTGACGACAAGAATGCTGCGAAAGTGCCAAAGAAAGACAATGTGCGCCAGCGTGACCAGAATGATCTCTTCGATGAGCGCGTGCCGCAGTGTGTCCACCGCGTGATTGATGAGGATACTGCGATCGTAAAACGGAACGATCCTGACCCCCTTGGGTAGTCCGGGCTGCAGCTCGGCGATCTTGTCTTTCACCGCCTGGATCACCTGCTGAGCGTTGGTGCCGTAGCGCGTGACCACGACGCCGCCGACTGCTTCTTTGCCGTTCTTGTCCAGCACGCCGCGGCGGAATTCCGGTCCCAATTGCACCCGGGCAATATTGCGCAGGTAAACCGGGGTGCCCTTCGCGGCATTGACGACAATGTTGTCAATATCCGACAGGTTGTTGATCAGCCCCAAGCCGCGGACCATGTACTCGCTGTCGTTGACCTCTACGACCTTCGCGCCGACATTGTTGTTGCTCCGTTCCACCGCCATTAAGACATCGCTCAGGGCGATGTTGTAGGCGCGCATCTTCATCGGGTCCAGATCGACCTGGTATTGGCGGACGAAGCCGCCGACACTGGCCACCTCCGCCACGCCCGGCACCGCGTTGAGCTGGTACTTCACAAACCAGTCCTGAATGGAGTGGAGGGTGCCGCTGTCATACGGCCCTTCGACGGTGTACCAAAACACCTGCCCGACGCCGGTCGCGTCCGGTCCCATCATCGGCGTGACTCCGGATGGCAGAAAACTGCCGGCCAGATTCAGCCGCTCCAGCACACGCGTTCTCGCAAAGTAGATGTCCACGCGGTCCTCGAAAATCACGTTGATCATCGAGAAGCCGAACGCCGACGATGAGCGCACCGTCTTCACCCCTGCCAGCCCTTGCAGATTCACCGTCAGCGGATAGGTAATCTGGTCTTCGATTTCCTGAGGGCTGCGGCCTGGCCAATCGGTGAAGACGATCACCTGGTTCTCGCTGAGGTCGGGAATCGCGTCAATCGGCGTACGCACCAGAGCCCAGTACCCTGCGATTGCGAGCACTACGTACACGGCCACGATTAGGGCCCGGTTCTTCATCGAGAATTCAATGATTCTGTCGATCATGGCGCCCTCACTTCGCGGTCAGGCGCGTGCGATAAGTCGCCATCACCTGTCCGTCCTTGCTGGCTTCCACGGTGACGTTCCACGGACCCGCCATGGGAACGTTGCCTTTGCCCATGTACATGCCGGATGTCCACGGCACGTCGAACGAGCTGCGCATTTCGGGCATATTCATCGAGGGCATGGCGGGCATCACGAGCGTGACCTTCACTTTCGCCTCCGGAATGGGTTTGCCCACCGCGTCGGTCAGAGTGACGTGAAACATCGCCTCTTGCGCTCCCTTCGGCGGATTCGGATCGACCATGAAGCTGATCTTCGCCGCCGCTGCCGGTTTCGCGCCGTTACTCTCCGTAGCCGCGCCGTTGGTCTGCTTCTGGAATTCCTTCGAGCCGCCGAACAGGCCGGTCATGCCGCCGCTGAGCCGCGTTTGTGAGTCGATGAGAAAGTTGCCGTTCGTGACCACCTTCTCACCCAGCTTGAGTCCGCGCAGAACGGGATAGACATCGCCGGTGGCGCTGCCGACCTCCACATCGCGCGCTTCGAACGCGCCTTCGCCGGTCGCGACGTACACCAGTTGCCGCGTGCCGGTGTCCAGCACCGCCGAGCGCGGTACCACCATCTGCTCGCGGGCGCTCGCCAATGTAAACAGCGCGCGCACATACATCCCGGGCACCAGTCTCATGCCCGGATTTGCTACGTGCACGTGCACCGGAATGGTGCGCGTCTGCGGGTCGGCTGTCGGTTCGATAAATTCGACTTTGCCGTGAATGACCTGGTTCGGCAGGGAATCCGAGCGCAGCGCCACCGGTTGACCGGCGTGGATCTGCGGCAATTGCGACTCGTACACTTCCGCCTTAACCCAGACCGTGCTCAGGTCAGCCAATGTGAACAGCGTCTCGCCGGCTTGGACGTACTGCCCGCGCGCCACCTTGCGTTCGACCACCGTCCCGCCGCTCGGCGCGTATATGGTGATGAGTGAGCTGTTCGCAGAATCCATCTGCTTTTCGGAAATGCCCCAGAGTCCCAACCGTTGCCGGGTTGCATCGACCAGTTGATTCGCCTGGGCGACCGCTTCCGGCGTGCCGTGCGCCAGGTGCTCGCGGTTTTGTTTCGCCAGCCGGTACTCTTCAAGCGTGCTGGCCGCGTCAGGACTATAGATTTCCGCTACCGCTTGCCCGCGTCGCACCCGCTCGCCCGTGTACTGGACGCGCAACACTTCAATCCTGCCTGCGACTCGTGAAGGGATCACGGAGAGCTGCGCCTCGGGCTGCTCCACCCGCCCGAATGCGTCCACGTCGCTGCTGATCTTTTGTTTGGTGACTTCGGCCACTTGCACGCCGGCTGCATTCAGCTCGTCGGGCGACAGCTGTACCGACCCGACCGTCCGGCCCACCTCCTGACCGCCAGCCGTATCCGGCCCCGGCCCAGGCATCGTTGATGCTGGTTTCTCCGAAGAGGGAGACGATGGCTTGGCGTGATGCTCATGCTGTGCAGCGAGCGCGCCCAACACCATAACGGCCGCGAGCACTCCCGCTCCGATTCCGCCGAATAAGAACTTCTTCTCTCTCGTATTCATTGCCGGACTCCATTTCCCGCTTCTTCCCGCGGAACAGCCGCCCCGATGGCCCGCTCCAGGTCCGCAAGCCTGCTATCCAGTTCCGCAGCGGTGCGATAAAACGATGACTGCACATCGAGCATCATGTTTTGGCTATCAATGAGGTTGAGAAAGTCGGTTCGGTCGTGCTGATAGGCGGCGGCCGCCGAGCGAAACGTCGCTTCCGCCTGCGGCCGCAGCGTGTCGCGATACAACTCCAGCGCGCGTTGCGCCGAGCGGACCTTAATCAGCGCTTCCTGGATCTCCAGCGACACGGCCGAGCGCCGCATCTCGTATTCAGCGTTCGTGGTCTCGGTCATCG includes:
- a CDS encoding efflux RND transporter periplasmic adaptor subunit, with amino-acid sequence MNTREKKFLFGGIGAGVLAAVMVLGALAAQHEHHAKPSSPSSEKPASTMPGPGPDTAGGQEVGRTVGSVQLSPDELNAAGVQVAEVTKQKISSDVDAFGRVEQPEAQLSVIPSRVAGRIEVLRVQYTGERVRRGQAVAEIYSPDAASTLEEYRLAKQNREHLAHGTPEAVAQANQLVDATRQRLGLWGISEKQMDSANSSLITIYAPSGGTVVERKVARGQYVQAGETLFTLADLSTVWVKAEVYESQLPQIHAGQPVALRSDSLPNQVIHGKVEFIEPTADPQTRTIPVHVHVANPGMRLVPGMYVRALFTLASAREQMVVPRSAVLDTGTRQLVYVATGEGAFEARDVEVGSATGDVYPVLRGLKLGEKVVTNGNFLIDSQTRLSGGMTGLFGGSKEFQKQTNGAATESNGAKPAAAAKISFMVDPNPPKGAQEAMFHVTLTDAVGKPIPEAKVKVTLVMPAMPSMNMPEMRSSFDVPWTSGMYMGKGNVPMAGPWNVTVEASKDGQVMATYRTRLTAK